Proteins from a single region of Butyrivibrio fibrisolvens:
- a CDS encoding extracellular solute-binding protein, whose protein sequence is MKKRLLSTLILTSTLFLLSGCAGRNSQKYPEELTIDVFASGANSQGIQSGWFAECVKERFNMNLNIISVNNNYNGAVLQDVRAASGYLGDIIMISAQNNSLKDLVDSGLLLDMTPYIQDKDIMKYSDAIYKLNSGLDGIYAIPSSISTLPPDTPSDIINSTYAPYVRWDIYTQIGSPKMDTLEDMLDVLEKMQEANPLSDSGQKVYAFSFFDDWDNNMMTWAKQPCCFYGYDENGFVLAKADGSDYQSILDDNSLYYRALKLYFEANQRGLVDPDSRNQSYSEVFSKYQDGAVLFSPWRFLGMSAYNTDEHMQEGKGFMMADIGDMQIYEHGCSLDGVYDIVMCVGADVKDPQRMVDFVDYIYSDDGVYENQAAENGGSAGPYGITWTITDGKPELTEYGIDVFYDQSSAVIPDDPNGNTYRGGISMLNYTAVSLTEIADNGYPYAYELWESEMNRTSTKLMLDWSNAMGADNTMDYLVSNNKLIVSPGCEYNESVESAEIKEIREAVKRIIISKSWEMIYAKDEQEFEDIWNDMKSKCQGLGYADVYAFDLQNAMAEGDLKKEILGR, encoded by the coding sequence ATGAAGAAAAGATTGTTATCGACCTTGATACTGACATCCACTCTTTTTTTATTGTCAGGCTGCGCCGGAAGGAATAGTCAGAAGTATCCGGAAGAGTTAACGATTGACGTATTTGCAAGTGGAGCAAATAGTCAGGGAATTCAGTCAGGATGGTTTGCTGAGTGCGTTAAGGAAAGATTTAATATGAACCTTAACATCATCAGCGTTAATAATAACTATAACGGAGCAGTACTCCAGGATGTTCGCGCTGCATCAGGATATCTTGGCGATATAATCATGATCAGTGCTCAGAACAATTCTCTTAAGGACCTTGTTGATTCAGGACTTCTTTTGGACATGACTCCTTATATCCAAGATAAGGATATCATGAAATATTCTGATGCTATCTATAAACTCAACAGTGGCCTTGATGGTATATATGCAATCCCTTCAAGTATCTCTACTCTGCCGCCGGATACCCCTTCAGATATTATAAATTCAACCTATGCACCATATGTAAGATGGGATATCTATACACAGATAGGAAGTCCTAAGATGGATACCTTAGAGGATATGCTTGATGTCCTTGAAAAAATGCAGGAGGCGAATCCTTTAAGCGATTCGGGGCAGAAGGTATATGCATTTTCTTTTTTTGACGACTGGGACAACAATATGATGACATGGGCCAAGCAGCCATGCTGCTTCTACGGCTATGATGAGAATGGATTTGTGCTGGCCAAGGCTGATGGAAGCGATTATCAGTCGATTCTTGATGATAATTCTCTGTATTACAGAGCTCTTAAGCTATATTTTGAAGCCAATCAAAGAGGGCTTGTAGATCCTGATTCAAGAAATCAGTCATATAGTGAAGTGTTCAGTAAATATCAGGATGGAGCAGTCCTTTTCAGTCCATGGAGATTCCTTGGAATGTCTGCCTACAATACCGATGAACATATGCAGGAAGGCAAGGGTTTCATGATGGCAGATATAGGCGACATGCAGATCTATGAGCATGGATGTTCTCTGGACGGAGTTTATGACATAGTCATGTGCGTAGGCGCTGATGTCAAAGATCCTCAGAGAATGGTAGACTTTGTAGATTATATTTATTCAGATGATGGAGTATATGAAAATCAGGCAGCAGAAAACGGAGGAAGTGCAGGCCCTTATGGTATCACATGGACGATAACAGATGGAAAGCCTGAACTTACCGAGTATGGAATAGATGTTTTTTATGATCAAAGCAGTGCTGTTATTCCAGACGATCCTAATGGAAATACCTACAGGGGCGGAATATCAATGCTCAACTATACGGCAGTTTCACTTACTGAGATCGCAGATAACGGATACCCATATGCCTATGAACTTTGGGAAAGTGAGATGAACAGGACATCCACAAAGCTAATGCTGGATTGGAGCAATGCTATGGGTGCTGATAATACAATGGACTATCTGGTTTCTAATAATAAGCTCATTGTGTCTCCCGGATGTGAATATAATGAGAGCGTAGAAAGCGCTGAGATCAAGGAAATAAGAGAAGCAGTCAAGCGTATAATAATCTCTAAATCCTGGGAGATGATATATGCAAAAGATGAACAGGAATTTGAAGATATCTGGAATGACATGAAGAGTAAATGCCAGGGCCTTGGATATGCAGATGTGTATGCATTTGATCTTCAAAATGCGATGGCAGAAGGGGATTTGAAAAAAGAGATCCTTGGCAGATAA
- a CDS encoding response regulator, whose amino-acid sequence MRDSKISVMIADDEENIRAGLKCIMDWEDLGFSVLYEAENGEEALDIISMDAPEVVVMDINMPRIQGIEVIKKAREAGYMGKFIILSGYSDFKYAQSAIKYGVTNYLTKPIDEDELQKTLEDIGRSLSLEKARKGQLQTIRTKARDAVIKEMLRSGNPGLSKDELKEMKLLYDKYQVVVYETYHTDRSKPEYKLPELLSAFIDDEDYESCILNERGVILLKGKAVLSKFEKFLEHYDKRLIQEDSPLDSTFITYGRPVERPEDVRISCDEAQKLCDRRFFCDMGIHKMGYENLKEPGTYDITLSKDMLRDYTQKTIGFMQAGSIERVLETLNEMKSLLCACSENSTAIRIYMTDMILQIKAQISRTYPDSGDLFVENSEIIDFLETRFYLYEIFEYIHRIALVIVQKVRNRQGAKSTMQDVQSYVDHNYFRNLTLEEVAPLFGYNSVYFGKVFSKEVGVNFNTYVNKKRIDEAKKLLESGDIKIYDIAQRVGFSDVDYFSRKFRSLEGMSPADYRKKN is encoded by the coding sequence ATGAGGGATTCTAAGATTAGCGTGATGATAGCTGATGATGAAGAGAACATCAGAGCAGGTCTTAAATGCATAATGGATTGGGAAGACCTTGGCTTTAGCGTACTATACGAAGCAGAAAACGGCGAAGAAGCACTCGATATCATAAGTATGGATGCTCCAGAAGTCGTAGTAATGGACATAAATATGCCAAGGATTCAGGGAATTGAAGTTATAAAAAAGGCCAGAGAAGCTGGTTATATGGGCAAATTCATTATCCTGAGCGGGTATTCCGACTTTAAGTATGCCCAGTCTGCCATTAAGTACGGAGTTACTAATTATCTGACCAAACCCATTGATGAGGATGAACTTCAAAAGACTTTGGAAGATATCGGAAGAAGTCTTAGCCTTGAAAAAGCAAGAAAAGGACAGCTTCAGACCATAAGGACTAAAGCAAGGGATGCTGTTATCAAAGAGATGTTAAGATCAGGTAATCCCGGACTTAGCAAAGATGAACTTAAGGAAATGAAGCTATTATATGATAAGTATCAGGTCGTAGTATATGAGACCTATCATACAGACAGGAGTAAGCCCGAATATAAGCTGCCCGAGCTTCTGTCAGCCTTCATCGATGATGAAGATTATGAATCATGCATCTTGAATGAAAGAGGAGTGATACTTTTAAAAGGTAAGGCTGTTCTTTCAAAATTTGAAAAGTTCTTAGAACATTATGATAAAAGACTTATACAGGAAGATTCACCTCTGGATTCTACTTTCATTACCTACGGACGACCTGTGGAAAGACCTGAAGATGTGAGGATATCCTGTGATGAAGCTCAAAAGCTCTGTGACAGAAGGTTCTTTTGCGATATGGGAATTCACAAGATGGGTTATGAAAACCTTAAAGAGCCCGGAACCTATGACATAACCCTTTCTAAAGATATGCTCAGGGACTATACTCAAAAGACTATCGGATTCATGCAGGCAGGATCGATCGAAAGGGTTCTTGAAACTCTTAATGAGATGAAGAGTCTTCTTTGTGCCTGTAGCGAGAATTCTACAGCCATAAGGATCTACATGACAGATATGATATTGCAGATCAAGGCTCAGATATCAAGAACTTATCCGGATTCAGGAGATCTTTTTGTAGAGAATTCAGAGATAATAGACTTTTTGGAGACCAGATTCTATCTGTATGAGATCTTTGAATATATCCACAGAATAGCCCTTGTGATAGTACAGAAAGTCCGCAACAGACAGGGGGCTAAGAGCACTATGCAGGATGTACAGTCATATGTTGATCATAACTATTTCAGAAACCTGACCTTGGAAGAGGTTGCGCCTTTATTTGGCTATAATAGCGTATATTTTGGCAAGGTTTTCAGCAAAGAAGTAGGTGTGAACTTTAATACTTATGTAAATAAAAAGAGGATCGATGAAGCCAAAAAGCTTCTTGAAAGCGGCGATATCAAGATATATGACATTGCACAAAGAGTAGGATTTAGTGATGTAGACTACTTCAGCAGAAAGTTCAGATCCTTAGAAGGCATGAGCCCGGCGGATTACAGGAAGAAAAATTGA
- a CDS encoding FAD-dependent oxidoreductase — MSKKALVIGAGPAGLTAAYELLKKGQEIEVVVFEETEQFGGISKTVNYKGNRMDMGGHRFFSKIPEVNAWWDQMLPMQGHKSYDDIVLNREMPVHEGGPDPEKEDRVMLTRHRVSRILFDDKFYDYPISLKPETFKNFGLLTTLKVGFSYLGSVFHKLPEDNLENLYINSFGRKLYSMFFEYYTENLWGRHPSEIDASWGKQRTKGLSIFGIIKDYLGRVFKVKNRKVNTSLIEEFKYPKLGPGQLWDVTADEVEKLGGKIIKNAKVTKVHKDENGVLTSLTYVDTKDGSEHEVNGDYFISSMPLRDLVGGMTTYLRTKQESLRDFHIVTT; from the coding sequence ATGAGTAAGAAAGCGCTTGTGATTGGTGCGGGACCAGCAGGTCTTACCGCAGCATATGAATTATTAAAAAAAGGTCAGGAAATAGAAGTAGTCGTATTTGAAGAAACTGAGCAGTTCGGCGGTATCTCCAAGACGGTAAATTATAAAGGAAACCGCATGGATATGGGCGGACACCGCTTCTTTTCCAAGATACCTGAAGTCAATGCATGGTGGGATCAGATGCTTCCTATGCAGGGACATAAGTCATACGATGATATCGTTCTGAACAGAGAGATGCCTGTTCACGAGGGTGGCCCCGATCCTGAAAAAGAGGACCGCGTAATGCTTACACGTCACCGCGTATCACGTATCCTTTTTGATGATAAATTCTATGATTATCCGATTTCCTTAAAGCCTGAAACCTTTAAGAACTTCGGTCTTCTTACAACACTTAAGGTTGGATTCTCTTATCTGGGATCTGTATTCCACAAGCTCCCTGAAGATAATCTTGAGAACCTTTATATCAATTCATTCGGACGTAAGCTCTACAGCATGTTCTTTGAGTACTACACAGAGAACCTCTGGGGAAGACATCCTTCTGAAATTGATGCTTCCTGGGGCAAGCAGCGTACAAAGGGTCTTTCAATCTTTGGAATCATCAAGGATTACCTTGGCCGTGTATTTAAGGTTAAGAACCGTAAGGTCAACACTTCTCTTATTGAAGAGTTCAAATATCCTAAACTTGGTCCCGGACAGCTCTGGGATGTTACTGCTGATGAAGTAGAAAAGCTCGGCGGTAAGATCATCAAGAACGCTAAGGTTACTAAAGTTCACAAGGATGAAAACGGAGTTCTTACATCACTTACATATGTTGATACTAAGGACGGCTCTGAGCATGAAGTTAATGGTGACTACTTCATCTCTTCAATGCCACTTAGAGACCTTGTAGGCGGTATGACGACGTACCTGAGAACGAAGCAAGAATCGCTAAGGGACTTCCATATCGTGACTACATGA
- a CDS encoding helicase HerA-like domain-containing protein: MIKDSKILVGKTANGEDIFLLPSKANRHGLIAGATGSGKTVSLKVLAESFSDLGVPVFLADVKGDLAGMIKEGSGMEERASKLGINMEGYSYQKYPAIFWDIYGKNGIPLRTTISEMGPLLLSRILDLNDLQSDILTIAFKIADDNDLLLVDTKDLKALLNYISDNNKEFAAQYGKMSPQSIGAIQRAVVALEMAGGETFFGETALNILDFFSVSPEGKGNIHILDSRSLMQNGTLYSMFLLWLLSELFENLPEVGDLDKPKFVFFFDEAHLLFDGTSKALLDKIEQVVKLIRSKGVGIYFVTQNPRDVPDGVLAQLGNKIQHALHAYSPAEQKAVKAAADSFRANPEFSTYDAIMQLGTGEAVVSMLQEDGTPSIANIATILPPRSALGSIDDMERDNAIKGAILYTKYEKAYDPDSAYEFLERKGLEEQAAKEKAAADAQAAKDKAKADALAAKEKEKAEKAAEAQKKRVAKSVGNSVAGTVGREVGKTVGGSFGKFGKTLGGNVGASLGRGILSTLFKL, encoded by the coding sequence ATGATCAAAGACAGTAAAATTCTCGTTGGTAAAACAGCTAATGGCGAAGATATCTTCCTTCTTCCAAGCAAAGCTAACCGCCACGGTCTTATAGCAGGTGCAACGGGAAGTGGTAAGACAGTCTCTTTGAAGGTTCTTGCAGAATCTTTTTCTGACCTGGGAGTACCTGTATTTCTTGCAGATGTTAAGGGTGATCTTGCAGGAATGATCAAGGAAGGCTCTGGTATGGAAGAAAGAGCTTCCAAGCTTGGAATCAATATGGAGGGCTATAGCTATCAGAAGTATCCTGCAATATTCTGGGATATATATGGAAAAAATGGTATTCCGCTCAGGACTACTATCTCTGAGATGGGACCGCTTCTTCTTTCACGTATTCTGGATCTTAATGACCTTCAGAGCGACATTCTTACAATAGCATTCAAGATTGCAGATGATAACGACCTGCTTCTTGTAGATACTAAAGACCTTAAAGCGCTTCTTAACTACATTTCTGATAATAATAAAGAGTTTGCAGCCCAGTATGGCAAGATGTCTCCTCAGTCAATAGGGGCAATCCAGCGTGCTGTTGTAGCTCTTGAGATGGCAGGTGGCGAGACATTCTTTGGTGAGACAGCTCTTAATATTCTGGATTTCTTCTCAGTAAGTCCTGAAGGCAAGGGCAATATTCACATTTTGGATTCAAGAAGCCTTATGCAGAATGGAACTCTTTATTCTATGTTCCTTCTGTGGCTGTTATCAGAGCTCTTCGAGAATCTCCCTGAAGTTGGAGATCTTGATAAGCCTAAGTTCGTATTCTTCTTTGATGAAGCTCATCTTCTTTTTGATGGCACTTCAAAGGCGCTTCTTGATAAGATCGAGCAGGTAGTTAAGCTTATCCGTTCCAAGGGTGTTGGTATCTACTTCGTAACACAGAACCCTCGAGATGTTCCGGACGGCGTTCTGGCTCAGCTTGGTAATAAGATTCAGCATGCTCTACATGCATACTCTCCTGCAGAGCAGAAGGCTGTAAAGGCTGCTGCCGATTCATTCAGAGCTAATCCTGAATTCTCAACCTATGATGCCATCATGCAGCTTGGAACTGGCGAAGCTGTTGTGTCTATGCTTCAGGAGGACGGAACTCCTTCAATTGCTAACATCGCAACTATCCTTCCTCCAAGAAGTGCTCTTGGTAGCATCGATGATATGGAAAGAGATAATGCTATAAAGGGTGCTATACTGTATACCAAATATGAAAAAGCATACGATCCAGATTCTGCTTATGAATTCCTTGAAAGAAAAGGTCTTGAAGAGCAGGCTGCCAAAGAAAAAGCTGCTGCCGATGCTCAGGCTGCCAAGGATAAGGCTAAGGCTGACGCCCTTGCTGCAAAAGAAAAAGAGAAGGCTGAAAAGGCTGCTGAAGCTCAGAAAAAGAGAGTTGCTAAATCTGTAGGTAATTCAGTTGCAGGAACTGTTGGACGTGAAGTTGGTAAGACAGTTGGCGGATCTTTTGGTAAGTTTGGTAAGACACTTGGCGGTAACGTTGGTGCAAGCCTTGGACGTGGAATCCTCAGCACACTGTTTAAATTGTAA
- a CDS encoding GAF domain-containing protein, translated as MKTDYKLMTAQLRSLMEDEKNFLPVLSNASAILNDTLEDINWAGFYIVDNGSLLLGPFQGHVACIRIQSGKGVCGTAYATDTTQLIEDVHKFPGHIACDSASNSEIVVPIHSNGKIVAVMDIDSPSLGRFTEEDKKGLEEFAKAIEEAEF; from the coding sequence ATGAAGACAGATTATAAACTTATGACAGCTCAATTAAGAAGCCTTATGGAGGATGAGAAGAACTTTTTGCCGGTTCTTTCTAATGCATCAGCAATCCTTAATGATACACTTGAAGACATTAATTGGGCAGGTTTTTATATTGTAGATAACGGAAGCCTTCTTCTTGGGCCTTTCCAGGGACATGTTGCCTGCATTAGAATACAGTCAGGCAAGGGCGTATGCGGAACTGCCTATGCAACTGATACAACACAGCTTATAGAAGACGTACACAAGTTCCCCGGACATATTGCCTGCGATAGTGCATCTAATTCAGAAATCGTAGTTCCTATTCATTCAAATGGCAAGATTGTTGCAGTAATGGATATCGACAGTCCCTCACTTGGAAGATTCACAGAGGAAGATAAAAAAGGTCTGGAAGAATTTGCCAAGGCGATTGAAGAAGCTGAATTTTAA